CGGACGCTCCCATGAGACGCGCCGCCAAGATCGACGACAAGATCCAGACCGCCATCGTGAAAGCACTTCGCGACCTCGGGTGCAGCGTCGTATCCACCGCAGCGGTCGGCAACGGGTTCCCGGACCTGATTGTGGCGAGGGGAGCGTGGAAGGGTCTCGACCATCATCCGGCCCGCACCGTCCTCCTCGAAGTCAAGAACCCCGACATGCCGCCGAGCAAAAAGAGGCTCAACGACAAGCAAATTGCGTTTCTCGCGTCGTGGAAGGGCGAGTGCTACAGGGTCGAATCGGTGTTTGAAGCGGTGTCGATCATGTTCGGCCCAGAAAAAGCCGCGAGAGTCTGCGACGAGATCAGCCGTGAGCAATAGGCCCCACATCGAATCGGTGCGCCGCTTCGTGTGCAAGAAATGCAATAACGAGTTTAGGGTGTGGTTCCGTGGACCAGTCCTGCGTTTCGTGCAATGCGACCGATGCGGTGAACTTGTATCCGAGATAAACCGCGAGGGAGGGTGAGATGGGAATGACGAAAGAATGGGTGGAGGAGGAACTGCGGCTCGTCGCCGAGAAACTAGAGCGACAGGATCGCTCCATCTCCCGCGCCCGCGCACTGGCCGAGCTGAGCAGGGCGTACCGAGCGCTATCAACCGAGATGAGGATAAAAGATCCGATCACCCGCGCTTATTACGAACGCGCACAGTCCCTCGCCGACGAAGCCTGGACGCTGCTGATGGGGGAGGGGGATAAAAATGGGTGACAGGCGCAAGGAACAGGAGCAGGCGATCGCCGACTACCAGCAAGCATTGAGAGGGCACCTACTGTGGCCGTTCGGCCCGCCACGTCGAAATGCTTGGGGGCAGCCCATACTCGAGGACAGCGAAATGGGCCAAGGGATACGGCGAATCGTGCGAGAGGAGATCAATCGGGCGGTGGGCCAACTCGTGACGGCGATGGAAGAGCAGCGAGATCCAACCCAGACCGCCCAGGATCGACCGCAGCGGGAAGGTTCCACGGGGAACTCTAGTTCAAATAGTTAGGGTCAACGCCCTCGGTCGGCTGGACATCCGCCACTCCATCTCGGTCATGTCGGACTTGGACGAGTTGCACGGCATGCAAGAAATCACGCAGTTCTCGTAGGAATGGACCCCACCACGAGATAATGGGACGCGGTGGTCGACCGTGAATCCCCGCTTGTTCCGCTCCTCATCCCAGTAGTCCAGTTCAACCCGGCAATACTGGCACGTCCCGCCCCGTAACTCGTGGAGCCGCTTGGGGCATATCTCCTCGTGGATGGTGGCCCCCCGCTGCCTGGTCACAGCCGAGTAGGTCGCCGCGGGATCATTCCGGTAGTAGTCGCGCTTCTTCAGCCGGCCACACTCGCGACATTGCCAGTCCACCCCATCGGACCTCGACGGGACCGGACTGAATTCATCCAAGGGCTTCGGGATACGGCAAGTTGGGCAACGCTTCTCACTCCCCATCGCGGCAGTCCTCCAGCACCTCCAGCACGTTCCTCCACGCTCGCAGCTCGATCTTGCTGGGGGATAGTGCCTCCGACTCCCAGCGGCTCAGCGTCGACTGTTTCACGTCCAGGGCGCGGGCTAGAACGGACTGAGATACCGCCAGGCGATGCCGCCAGCGGGCTAACGATTCGACCGTGGGATACTCCAAAGCACACCTCCGATGTTCGTCGGCGCGAGATAACGCCAATGCCGTTAGAATACTGCCACTAGCGCGGTATGTCAACGGCATACTCGATCTAGACTCAATAGATAGGACTAGTCCAGCGCGTGGCGAAATGAATTGAGGAAATATGCGCGACCCGCTTGACTCTCGTTATGCGTGGCGTATACTTACCACAGCGGCAACAACAGACCGCGATAAGGGGAAGCGATGGTAGAAGACAAGACCAGCAAGTATCAGGACATCATCGACAGCCGCGACATAATCGAGCGAATCGACGAACTCGAGGCGGACGAAGACCGCGACGAAGACGAGAGCGAAGAGCTCCGAATGCTCAAGGAATTGCAGTCCGAATGTGAGGGCTACGCGGCGGACTGGCATCACGGCGAAGCCCTGATTCGGTACTCCTACTTCACCGAATACGCCCAAGAACTCGCCGAAGACTGCGGAATGCTCACGAATTGCACCGACTGGCCCGCGCGATGCATCGACTGGGAGCAAGCCGCGAACGAACTGAAAGTGGATTACACCGAAGTCGACTACGACGGCGTGTCCTACTTCATCCGATAGCCAACAAAGCGCGGAAAGCGCCAAGGGGAAGCAATGAGACAATTGAGAATCTTGTACGACCTGGCCGCGATCGCAGCATCCGCAGCGCTCATTCTCGTTTTCGCCTTTTACGCGGCTGTGACGCTCGCAGCTATCGGGTCTTTCTGATGGCCGGGCATACGCCGGGGCCGTGGATGTTCGACTCTCAACTACCGCGCCAGTCCGGCAAGGGCGGAGAGCAGGTTTTTAAGGTCGTCCGCAACGGCAAGCATGGCGGACTAGTGGCGGATGTTTCGGCGTGGTGGTTCTCAACAGAGCAAGCGCAGGAAAACGCACGCCTGATCGCAGCCGCGCCGGACCTGCTGGCGGCTTGTGAGGGGCTGCTGTGGAAACTCAACCATCAGCACTCCGAATCAGGCAAGGGCGACGACTGCAAACCCGCGACAGTCGACCGAAAAGACGCGGCTGTCCGCGCTGTCATCACCGCAGTCCGAAAGGCAAGGGGGGAATGATGAAAGCACAATACGGCGTGGCAATCGACCAATACGGACAGCGTTTCTACTTCGGAGAGCACTGCCGGAAAGACCTAATGGACCAAATCGGGCGCAAACGAGCGGCAAAGATGTACATCGACAAGAAAGACGGTTCAACCGTCCAAATCGGATACATCATCGGCGGGCACTGGTTGACCGTGTACGCTCCGGTTGAGGTGCCCCAATGAAACAAGCACAAGGAATCGACGCTGCCAAACGAGCGGCCCTGATAGGCAAGCTCGCAACCCAACAACTGCAACTCGGCCCGAATCGAGCCGAAACCCGCGAAATAGCCAACAAGACGACCAAGTAACCCTTCCCCAGAGCGGAAACGCTCAACTGGCCCCGCTTCGGTGGGGCCTTTTTTTGTGCTAGACTCCCGCCAGACTCTCGGAACCGGCAATGCCGGAGAGACAGCCGGCCTCTTGACCGTACCGCAGCGCGGACGACGACTCTGCGCCAAGCGACCTAGAGTCCGGCCGCAACGTATCCACAGGTACGCCGGCCTAACCGCGGGAATCGACGGGGCCGCGGGGGTCCCAGAGGGGGACCTACGGGGGGGTTGCTGCGTCTTGTGTTAGACTTCCGCCATGGCCAGCCTGGCAACAAAGCCGCTCCATTGCCCCGAATGCAGCGCGGTAGTCCTCGAGGCCAGCAAACTAAGCTACCGAGAAGACCGACTACTCGAGAACCTAGCCAAAAACAAGTTCCCGACGCTGCTAGAAGCCGCAAAAGACGCCGGCTACGCAGACTCTTCAGCCCGAAAGTACATATCCACGGCGTTAGGCCGACCTAGGCTAGTCGCTGCGCTCGAGCAGAAGAAGAACGGTAGGCTGGATAAAGCCCGCGGCATCCTAGATAAGTCACAGCGCGTAGTCGACCGCAAGCTTGACCAAGACCAAGACGGCGAGTTTGCACTGCGAGCGATGGCTGTCAGTGCGACTGTGGTTGAGAAGAACCTAGAAGAAGACACCGACACCGATCCACAGGTACACATCGACAGGGTGAGGCGCATGGTACGAGAAGCTATGCTCGCAGGTCTACGCTGCGGGCTCGATCGTCCCCACCTGGCAGACTCGATCTTGCAGCGTCACGGTGATGCGGCTCGAGTCGTCGACTGCAGCGAAGCTAGTGTGGTCGAGCAGGGCGACAGCACATGATGGAGGGGGGTAAGCCGTACCGGGTTGGCCCCGCGACGCCTCGTCCTATGTTAATTAGATGCCACTCACAAATTTCTGCGATTGGGTGATTCGATGGAGCCGACGTATCCCGACTTGGATGGTATCGAGTTAGAGCGTGCCGTTCTTTCGATACAGTCGATGGCGTTGACGCTTGATTTGCCGATACCTGGCGTGGTGTTGACCCGTTCGCAGGCTGATTCGGTTGAGTCGCGATTCAACGGTCAGTTCACTGCGTTGCGTTCTGATCTTGAGTTGTTGACTGGTTACGTTCGTGAGTATCGGCCTCTACGGATTGAGAGTGGCGGTACGTTGTACGGCGTGCCTGTTGAGGTAGTGGTTCCGGTAGTTCAATGACCGGCCCGTGCGGTCACGGGAGGAAGGTTATGGCAGGAACGAGAGAGCGTAGTAAGGCGCGTCGTGCGCGTTTGAAGAAGGGCGTGCCGTTGAGTACGGGTCGTACGACGAAGAAGGCCCCGAAGACACGTTCTGATTTCGTGGGTCCTGCGGGGGCGTTCAAGAAGGCGTTGGCTGCGAAGCGGAAGGCGTCGGTGAAGGATGCTCGTACTATTGCGGATCGCAAGCGTCAGGAGAAGGAATTGGCTGACGACGCTGGTGCTGTCCGTCGACGGCGTCGTTAGTAGTCTTCATGGCCGGCGCACCTGCGATCATCGCGTCGATGAAGGACCTGACTCGTCAGCGCGAGTTGCGGAAGGTCAGTCGATCGCTGTGGTACCTGGCGACTGAGTATCTTGGTCGCGACAAGCTGACGGTTGAGTTTCACAAGCCGATGATGGATGAGATGGACCGTCGGCGTCGGTTGCGTGCTGCGGGTAAGTATCGGAAGTTCGAGATGGAGATGTGGGCACGCGATCATTATAAGACGACTGTTCAGGAGGCTCGTTGCGTTCAGGACTTTTTGATTGATCCTACCGATACGTTGACCTGGTGGCATGCGGTCGAGGATATGGCTCTTGGTTCTATGACTGCGGTTGGGAAGTATTTTCAGGACAACAAGGAGTTGCGTCGTTTGCGTCCTGAGATGATGCCTTCGATACGGGCTAAGAAGTGGTCGACGGCTAAGGGTTTCCGGTTCAGTGCGAACAAGGATCGAGCGCCGTCTATGCGTGCTTGGGGCGCGGGAAGCGAGGCGACTGGTGGACACAGCAGGCGAGGGTATCTCGACGACATCATTGGTTACAACGACATCGAAGATAACCTTATGCCTAAGAAAAGGCGATGGTTCGCTCGAACTGCGCTTAACGTTGTGTCCACAGGATGTCCAGTATTTGGCTCGGGCACCCATTGGGACAGCGATGACATTTACGTTGACTGGCGAGGAAGCAAAGACTGGGATGTCCGGGTGCGAGCCTGTTATGAAACTGATGGTGAGCCAGACTGGAGCGGTCAACCCGTTCTTTTCACTAGAAGGGACATCGAGCGCAAACGCCGAGGAATGACGAAGTTCGAGTTTTCCTGTCAGATGATGAACGACCCGTTACCTGACAGCGATCGGATGTGGAAGCAGAGCGAATGCGAACACTTTATCTCTATCAAAGAGGCTGCGGGTCCTGGTCGCGTGTTTATTCTCTCCGATCCGGCACCGCGGGCCGTGGGTTCGTTGAGCGGTGTGGGGGAGAAGGCTCGCGGCGATTCTTCCAAGGACTGGTGGTCTATTGCGGTGGTGAAGATTGTCGCTCGCCGCGGT
The sequence above is a segment of the Acidobacteriota bacterium genome. Coding sequences within it:
- a CDS encoding HNH endonuclease; this encodes MGSEKRCPTCRIPKPLDEFSPVPSRSDGVDWQCRECGRLKKRDYYRNDPAATYSAVTRQRGATIHEEICPKRLHELRGGTCQYCRVELDYWDEERNKRGFTVDHRVPLSRGGVHSYENCVISCMPCNSSKSDMTEMEWRMSSRPRALTLTI
- a CDS encoding helix-turn-helix domain-containing protein, yielding MEYPTVESLARWRHRLAVSQSVLARALDVKQSTLSRWESEALSPSKIELRAWRNVLEVLEDCRDGE